From Quercus lobata isolate SW786 chromosome 1, ValleyOak3.0 Primary Assembly, whole genome shotgun sequence, one genomic window encodes:
- the LOC115985171 gene encoding 50S ribosomal protein L4, chloroplastic, whose translation MATFTTTIPPSSLSFFSSSIFLPKLSSSSSSSLTFRPNYLKTKTKPLSVTSELATIPVLSFTGDKIGETQLEIKAAPPDTARAVVHRGIITDLQNKRRGTASTLTRAEVRGGGKKPYPQKKTGRARRGSTRTPLRPGGGVVFGPKPRDWTIKINRKEKRLAISTAIASALINTIVVEDFMNKFEGKPKTKEFIAAMKRWGLDPKEKSLFLMGEEEVSDNVRLSSRNIGTLKMLTPRTLNLFDILNADKLVLTPAAVEYLNARYGVNNSAYDDDEEEEEEEYEGEGEGEGEEGQGTEADENTNA comes from the exons ATGGCAACCTTCACAACCACAATACCACCctcatctctctcattcttctcctcctccatcttccttccaaaactttcttcttcttcttcttcttctttaaccTTCAGACCCAATTAcctcaaaaccaaaaccaaacccctCTCAGTCACCTCTGAGCTCGCCACCATTCCAGTCCTCTCCTTCACCGGCGACAAAATCGGCGAGACCCAACTCGAAATCAAGGCCGCCCCACCCGACACGGCCCGCGCCGTCGTTCACCGAGGCATCATCACTGACCTCCAGAACAAGCGCCGCGGCACCGCCTCCACCCTCACCCGCGCCGAAGTCAGAGGCGGCGGCAAAAAGCCCTACCCACAAAAAAAGACGGGCCGGGCCCGCCGCGGTTCGACCCGGACCCCGCTCAGGCCCGGCGGAGGCGTAGTATTTGGGCCCAAGCCCAGAGACTGGACCATCAAAATCAACAGGAAGGAGAAGAGGTTAGCGATATCGACCGCGATCGCAAGCGCTTTAATCAACACGATTGTGGTGGAGGATTTCATGAACAAGTTCGAGGGGAAGCCGAAGACGAAGGAGTTTATTGCGGCGATGAAGAGGTGGGGGCTTGATCCGAAGGAAAAGTCGCTGTTTTTGATGGGAGAAGAGGAGGTTTCGGATAATGTGAGGCTTTCGAGCCGGAATATCGGGACGCTGAAGATGTTGACGCCGAGGACTCTGAATTTGTTCGACATTTTGAATGCGGATAAGCTTGTGTTAACCCCTGCGGCGGTGGAGTATTTGAATGCCAGATATGGTGTTAATAATAGTGcctatgatgatgatgaagaagaagaagaagaagaatatgaaggagaaggagaaggagaaggagaagaaggacAAG GAACAGAGGCAGATGAAAATACTAATGCATGA